The genomic stretch gaatattatttttagtataatttttatttaaatttgctTAATAATAagttaaattcataatttaaaaaaaaaacccaaatagaGGACTAGTGGCATGAGGGCTTTGTAGCCCTCGGCGCCATCGTCCCACCACCACCGGGAAGGGCCGGCGATGATGGGGAACTTGTCGGCGATGAGTGTTACCCGAGAGTTTGGCTATGGCGTTTGAGATCGCAAGAGCAGTGCACACTCCTTTACCGCCTCCAGACATATCTTCTCCAAGAAGCAGCTTAGCCAATCTTTCCTTCATTATCTCAATTATGGAATTGCCAagtaaaaaacaataaaaatccaAACAACCAGCACCTAGGAAAAATCAAGGGGCAACAAATTTCTGTTCTGGCCAGGTCGTGAATGCTAAAGCTTACAAAAATGATCGGTGAGGGTTGCCAGCAAGTTCCCCACCGTTGCTGGCCCTTCCCAGCTGTGGTGGACCGGCGGTGGTGAGGGctgcaaagtttgaaaatttccaatctTGAGATggaaaaaaggagggaaaatttaaaattatgcaTTATTTTTGTCTGAATCAGTTCACCTAAGGGCTCCAAAATAGAGCCTTTGCGTGCGATATTAGCGTGCGATATTAGTAGATCGAAGAAGCTTGCAtgtaaaacaaaacaagagaGTTTCCAAATTTTGAATGGAAAGATCGTCGGAGCAAATTTTGtgttgtaatttctttattgatatTTTAAGCCCCAGATAGAGTTATTATCAAATAAAATTCCCTGATTCTTCTTTCTTGGTCTTGTGATCCTCTAATAAAGGTTTGGATGAGAACTTTTTGTTCTtattaaattaactaaaataATGTAAACAGAGCATGAAAAAGTAGGGAAGATAAACGGGAGGGCAGATTATGATAATGTCAAAGGCCATAGGTCCACTTCAATGCACGGCTTTACATATGTTATATTACATATCTCACACTTAAAATTACAAAGATGCTTGCACAAATATAAGTCCAAATCAAATTGGCAAACATAAAATGCACTCAGAATACACTATCAACCCTAACAGTCCTTAGACATGTTACTATGATAGTAAAGGATCAGATGCAGGAACATGCTGAATTCATTCCCAGATAGGAAAGACAGCTTGACGTCCCCTCGTCAGTAATTAAAGTCTCAACGGAGTGGCTGATTTCTTCATCCACTTCCCATtcaatctcttcatttttttcttcatctgTCGAGTTCGGGTTAATTCTGGCAAGTTGCTGCGCCACTTCCCGCATCGCCGGCCTCTTCGCACCGCTTTGGTGCAAACACTTCACTGCAATCTCAGCAACCATTCCTACTATCTTGATTTCGTCTTCATTAGCGGCCTCAAAGTTTATGACGTCGGAAAGTGTCTTATCCTTCACGGAAGAGATGAAACAATGGATGATACTGATCGGCTCTCCGGACTTGGTAATGTAACTTGTAGGCTTCTTTCCCGTGAGCAACTCCACGAGGACAACTCCAAAGCTGTACACATCACTCTTGATTGTTAGCTTACCAGTGGTTAAGTATTCTGGATCGATGTAGCCTAGCGTGCCTTCTATTTTGGTGGCCACGATATGACTATGTTCCGGTGAGATAAGTACCGAAGCTCCGAAATCAGATATTTTCACCGAGTAATTTTGATCCAGAAGTATGTTGGCCGACTTGATATTGCCGTGAACGATCGCGGGTTCTGCGCATGAATGCATATACGCGAGCGCAAGAGCAGCTTCGGCGGCTATTCTGAGCCGGTTCTTCCACGATTTTAATATGGTCGACGCATTCTGATGGAGGTGTTggaagagggtgccattcggAACGTATTCATAAGCCAGCAATGGTATTCTAGTCTCCAAACATATGCCGCTGAGCTTCACCACATTTTTGCGGTTTATCCGCATCACAGCTTTAAGTTCATGCTGGAATTCCTTCTTTATTAGAGACTTGTGCACATTTTTAGGCTTCTTGACTGCGACCTCGGAGTTGGCTTCCCCGGCTATTCGCCCTCTATAGACGGAACCGAAACTGCCCTCGCCGAGCTTATTGCTTTCATCATAGTTGCCGGTTGCTTTTGCCAGCTCCGCCTCCGTAAAGATTCTAACTCTTTGCTGTTTCAAATGCTTTCCTCCATGTCGTCTGAAGTTTATCTTCCTGATTCTCCCCTTCCACGTGATGGAGACTGGAGCACCGACAGTTATGCACAAGACGGGCACAAGAATCGCTGCCAAATAAAACATGTTGCCAGATTATTGCTTCGAGCTTGTAACCTTATCCGGCCCACAtggttcattaaaaaaaaactagtttcaAACATACAACACatttaatcttttttgaatagtcTCCATGACCATCGCCATTGATTTGTATGGTAAGTCAATCTTTCAATATAAAGCTATTCGATTTAGCAGCgatagaattttctttttctgaaaaagAACTAAACCGCTTTCTAAAAAACCATTTgacatttatcttatttttataaaatgagAATGGGGTATGTGTGAATTTTATATAGAAGGAGTGGCCTCATGGGATTGCTTTTATAGAGTCAAACAAATGCCAATCTTAACAAATTAGTCAACGGGGGACGATCTGTAGAAGAAATATATGGAAAAAGAATTGTGCCACATTAATCACCTAAAGAACTTACCAAACTTGCATCTTTTACAAAAGCAAGATCGATAGGGAGAAGAGATTGTCTACagggttattattattattattattattattattattattattttttttattattattattattatcccAAATTTTTGTAACAAATAATTGacataaaattaaagaaataaataaatatacacgtctgtctatatatatatgtatatatatatatatgtaagtaTGTATGGGGTTAATTCTTAGCtccgtttttcatttttctttttctagccCAAATTTGTGCTCACTTTCGCtataaaatttagggtttttttcctcttgaaaTCTGCAGGTTTTGTTCGAGGAGGAACTTTCATTTAGATCTGCTGCGTGTCCTCCCACAAATGTAGTTTCGAGGTGTTGGCTTCAGAAAAATAACGGAAAAAAGGGCGAGGAGGGaagtttaaaagaaaaactaagaaaaaagtCAACAGCTTTAGCCTGCTGTGTGTTACGGGGATTACACCGGCAAAGTACATTATAATGATCCTTAAATTACATATGCGTCTAACTTACTGCAAAAtcaagaatggattcatagaaTATGAGCCATCAGGTGAATGATGGGGAGATATATATGGAATTACCCGTAGCAATTAAGGCGGGGGGAGCATTTTGGCGGCATGAGTAGCTTCCGGGCTGATTCTGGCACTTTCCATGACATGGGTATTTCTCTCGGTCCTCGCACTCGTTGATATCTACGTTGTGCAGTAGACAAATTGAACGTTATCTCGGTTAATGGCAAAAATAGATTGAGCAAGTTGGTGTATGAATCATTAGACGGGCAAGGCTATCCCATTTAGGGTTTGGTGATAGTATTGTCACATGCCCAGTCTCTTCTAAGATATCTCCTTTCCCTACTTCTTCTCTCCCTTATGAATCCGAGCTTGTAGAATTTGAAGCCGATACCATGTTGAAAATTAGTATTTTAACATCAATGATAATTTGTATTTTGATGTGTGCAAGCGTATGTGTGTATGGCCTACTTGATAGAGAGGAATGGATAGTGGTAGGACAATTCAGGAATATAGCAGGTTTCATGGGACAATGATAGTGTGATTAGTTGATAGAATTGGGCATTCAATAGTTAAAGGAGGTGTTGGTGATGGAGCTATGATGTGGAGTTTATTTTCAGATGTGGAGTACTCCCCACACCTCCCCATGAATGGCAttaagcctatttataggcatatggttccaaaaattgatatTTGTACAGCTTctatagaaatattttttttgatatattagacttttagaaaaatatctcAACACTTTTTTAAATGTCTTACGTATTTCAACAATATCTAGactattttctaaatatttttgtaatatCATATCCATGTAAATATTTCTGAAATTGatacatattttattttctttctttattagcCGATCATCGTCCACGGGGGGGGTCAGGCTTGATCTCGCTAGATTTGATGAGGCTTGGCCTCGCTTGAGGCCGCAAGGTCGGGTTCGCCAGTCTCGATGAGGTCTAGGGGGCTACCGCGATAggcagaggaagaaaaaatagaaaaaaaaagaaaataaaaaatattttttaaaatattaaaaaagaaaaaagaaaaggaacatataaaaataattaaaaagaatggAATTAGTGGAGGAAAAAGTTacgagagaaaatatttttctcttaaaaaaaagaaattatttttcctatttttaaagGTGTTTCTTCCCtggttggaaaatattttcttcaagatGGAATCAATGTATAGATACAGTACTCCCCTATCCGGCTTGATTGATCCATTTGGAAAATGTTCATTACCTTGACAGCCGTGGGGGCGACTATAGGGATTCCCCCCGTACCCGGCCTTGCAAAAGCAACGATAACCCGGTCCATTCCCAAAGTTTTCGCAGTCAGTGTTGTTGCCACACGCATAGCTCGACCAGTTCAACTTGGCCTGCTCGCAGGTCGCGTTCCATCCAACCATCCAGTCCAGAACGAGGTCCGCCCTCTTGCCCAAATCCTCGAACCTCGGGAGTGTCCTGTTGGAGAGATCGAACGCCTTCGTGTCCCCGACGAAGGCCAGTCCGCAGGGGTTGAATTGTGAGACCGACACGTGCCCGTCGATGGAGGAGATTCCGATGCTGAGCGTCTTGAGCCCCTTGGGAATGGATGCTTGGCAGCAACCAAGGCCGGAGCAAGCGGTCTCCTTGGAGAAGTTGACGGGGTGGCTGCAGTAGGAGATGCAGCCGCTCTGGAACATCCGATCTTTGTCGGACACGAGGGCGTAGGTGTCGCAGCCGAGGACTGTGAGGTTGTTCCTGGTGTCCGACAATGTGTACTGTGGATATGAAGATACATCGATGGCCTTAGAATCGCTTTTGTTTGCGGGCTGGCCCCTGCCTTCGTAGCAGTCGTATAATATGGGGAGGCTGACGACCATGGTCGAGTCCCCGACTGAGATCTTGCGTACTGGAATGTTCTCCAACAGGAGTCGAGCATGGCTCCCTTCGGTGGTGGTAGTGGTGCAATTGAGCAAAAACTCCATGGACCTCGCACACTGGGGCTTGAGGCCGAACGGATAAGGCACGGACACGCCCCCGCAGGCGTGTGGACAGTCTCCGGCCACGGTAGGGGCGCTGCCTTGCTGCAACCACCAGGCCACGGCCACCAGGAGAAGCCGATGCACTACCTTCATTTCCACAAGAAACTCTCTCAGACTCTCTtggttttttgtcctttttgggACCTTTGTGCCTCTGTCCTTGTTTGCGGAGAGGGATTCAAGCAAGAGCCGTTCCCACCAACCCATTATATAAGCATGGACAAATTGGGGGAATTAAGTACAGTAATGGAGCGCGGAAGGGCTAATTGTGTCAATAGAACAAATTGAAGGACCCGATTGCATATATTAAGAGATGCAAGACAGTACAACTAATGTTAATAAAAAAGACGAACataggttttttattttcttttattgaacTACAATCTACCGGTGCAAAAGATAGTTTATGCATGAAGGGCAATGCCGCCTGAATCATTGTCCTAGCGAAATGGATGGTCACAATATACCAAAGGGAAACAATTTCTTGACAGTATTGTCATGGATTGTACAATCTCAACTGTAAATTCACATATCATCACCGCacgttttgcataaaatacttcTTGATTGGAAAATTGTGTCGTCGGAAATAACCGACGGTCTTGTCAGATTGTTAGGGTAGTAGCTCCTTATATCAAAATAGTACACAAGGTTGTTTCAATTGAACGTTCAAATAAGTGTTCAAATAAGCATTCAAATAACATTGACGGTGATCTGCTCACTCAAATTTATAGTAGCTTAAACGGAACATCTTATTACGTGTGTGGAACTCTTATGATATCATTTAGTAAGAGTTAGTTGCCAGTGATGGTTGCCAtttccttccattttcttgATCAAATTACACTACAACAATAATGTTAATTATGATTTACAATAATAAATCTTAggaaattgattatgtaatagttTTTGGGCGACTATTATGCTAACAATGTATTTTgtccacaaaaaataataataaacaattaccaaaaaattattgtagggtccactcttttaagaatttgtgtcTCACAATATACTATTATTCTCACAGTCATCAAAGACCGTTATGCTAgtaaagtcctaaatcttattTTCACTAGTATCCTTATTGTACAAATACATAGTTGCAAGATGAAAAAAGCTATATCGGGAAAAAAACACAGAGTAATTGTTGCATATGCAACCAATGTTAATAAAATTTTACACGAACGACTGCATACACCATTGTTTTGAAAGGCTGGTAGTTATAATCTTCAAATCAAATATAAAGGTGGTttatttaaaggaaaaattcatgttaaaggaaaatattttccaaggaataaatttacatgaaaatgattaattttcctttgtttggtgaaatgtggcagaaaatattttctagtgtttggatgtcatttaaaaaatgatttcaatctatCACTTTatctcaaggaaaaaaaattaaatttgtaaatatttttttccttttcttattttcttttttttccttcctcctccacCGCGATTGGCTGGTGGCGGCCACTAGCGAGCCTCGAGTGAGTTCGGGCTAGCCGGGACACGGCAAGCACGAGGATCACCGGCCAACCGGTTCTAGTCGAGGCCCGGTGATTAGcggagggagaagaaaaaataaaaataaaaataaaaataaaaaataaaatctaaaaaaaattagagaggaGCATTTCTGGAAAGCgttttcacatttttagatttaggaattcacttttctgAATATTGTGCATGAATTTGCCGTTGATTGAAAAGTCTATTTCATTAACTAAAGTCAATTTCGGCGAATCAAACGGGTGAAAGTTTGAAAAGCTAATTCCCAAAAAAactctttcactcaaacaaacgcaccctaaatgGGACCGTTTATGTGAAACTATCTATTATACAAGCGACGGACAatctatattttcaaaaagacaTAGTGAACTATACTTGCTATATGATGTACTATGTAATAGCTGGATAATCAAATGAAGGCACACTTTGTGTTGGGTCTAATGCTTTCAGATGGACCACAATAATATATGATGCCGCATTATTTTGTAATCTGgtttgtcataaaaaaattattgacatggtTTTTAATAgttcaaaattttcaggaaaacGGCAAGTTTGACGTGGTCTGGGAACACAAGTTAATCATTGGAATTCTGATCATTTGACCCCTCTGTCGGGGCGTCATTGTTTCTGCGCATGTCTAACGATACCAAGTTAAAGTAACGAATCTCACCACCTTTTTATCCTTCGAGCAGGAGGAGCCCTTTCCCTTTCCAGTTGGCCTGACCCTGCGCCCAAGCATTATCAACCAACATGCTCCGCACGCAGCTGAGTCCAGTGGATCTCCAACGTTGATTTATGTGGGCTCCACATAGGACCGACGTCATCTAACCGCTGGAATTAATTGGGATTTTTGTGGATTCGGTTCATGCAAGTCTGGCCTCGATCCCCACTGAAAACCCTCCGGGCCCTTGCGCCTGGTGGCCGCACACGATTCTCGTACGGGAAGGAATTGGTGACGGTGCACGAAGACTTTGCAAGTCGTCCTCGATTCCAAGTCTTTCGAAGAGCACGGCAAAATGCAACAggaaaagtagagaaaataGAGATTGTGGGATTCCCAAAGATAAATAACTATGAATaattccttacccaaaaaaaaaaataaaaaaataactatgATTAATTTCTACATAGTATCATCTTTTTTAAACTCCGGGAACCATTGTTTTATAAAGGAATTGACTCTACGCGTCATGAATAATAGACAtgatgatgttttcttttttgggtcgaacataATGACGTGCTCGTGTTTGAAAAAAGTAGTCCCCTTTTATGTATATTAATCACTATCGTGTACTGTAGACTTGACATATACTCATAATCATATTAAGATTTATAAAAATGATCGAAAACCATAATCTTGTAATCATATCAAGAAATTTCTAATGATATGCGACAGTATTTGATTAAATGAGATGGGCATCCAAAAGTACATTTGTAACAGTAGTTCCAAACAAaggggaaatttttttgaaaaagggaCTTGTTTTATGGTTATTAAAGAATAATTAAACACATTAttaattaatggaaggattaaTTGTCTAGTCGTAGGACAATGTAAAGCATATAGTTAAACCCATCATTGATTAATAGAAAGATTAATTGTCTAGTCGTAAGACAATGTAAAGCATATCTTTATTGTTATTGTATTATAGGATCCAAAATAGGATCTCTCTCAAccctcttattattattttttttttgtcggaaatctGTCTTAACCTTTAACCACCTCATTTATAGGGAAATAGTTACAATCTCGGGATAACTATGTTCTCTAGCAAAATAGCTTACGAAACGTGTTTCTGTTGGGAACTTGGACTCCAAGTCCCATAAGAAAGGTGAATAAGAAGTGAGGGATGGAGAGTTCCACATTGAAAAAAGAGTAGTTGAGAGATGGATTTAAATATGGGAACtccacaaatgggtttgggacccaaggggcaccccacttttatGGAAATGAGAGGACCTAGGTTTTGCTAAGGTTGAAATATTCAATTAATTATATATTAGGTTAAAGTTTATAGATTTGAATGAAAGTTTATGGACTATTTATCTTATTTACTCTATATTATTagcaaaacaaattaaaaaaaacaaataatcagATGGGAAAACTGAAGACGGGGAGAAGGGTGCTGGTTTGGGGTTTTGTTTGGGGTGGGGTGGTTGGTTTGAAGTGGGTGGGGCTGGTTGGTTAAAAGCTAGAAGACATTAATGGCAGTAgcaacaaaataataaatggaGATTAGACGAGCAACCGCGccatgacgatgatgatgatgatggtgatggcgaGTGAGCTCTCCTTCTTTTTCGAAGAACTTCCAACATGACAGACGCAATCGCAAGAGGCTATTCGTTTGCATTTAATTCCATTAAACGTCGTGCGGGTtggatagaaaagaaaaggcagtgGAAGAGACAGACTATGAATTCTGACAGCTACAATATTGCTTTTGCAGGTACCTACTCACCATGACCCGAATTCAATGACACAACAGAGTTGGTAGAATGGCCAAAAAAACCTCCGATCCTCTTTCATCAACTGCTTAGCCAAGATGGTTTATTTCTAACtataattttgtaaaaaatttgTGAGCAAAAATGTCCCTAAGATAACTATGTTATGACCaatgaaataatttgtaatcttCCATGGCACTTATTTTTTCTCGTGGTGTTGATTAATAGTATTTCGaagatcaaataatttctcattAAATATGATTAATAGGAAACTTTGTGCATTGTTAACAATATACCTTTAACTTAATGAGTTTAACTCCGTTCGTCTAATTGTAGAGTTTATAATTAGCTATAAACAATAAACATATATAGGTATTAATTCATTTTCTTCACAAGTGTCTCCTATCATAATTTGATTGCCGTCCATCTTACCCCTTTGGACGTGACTATGAATTCTGACAGCTACAATATTGCTTTTGCAGGTACCTACTCATCATGACCCGAATTCAATGACAAAACAGAGTTGGTAGAATGGCCAAAAAAACCTCCGATCCTCTTTCATCAACTGCTTAGCCAAGATGGTTTATTTCTAACtataattttgtaaaaaatttgTGAGCAAAAATGTCCCTAAGATAACTATGTTATGACCaatgaaataatttgtaatcttCCATGGCACTTATTTTTTCTCGTGGTGTTGATTAATAGTATTTCGaagatcaaataatttctcattAAATATGATTAATAGGAAACTTTGTGCATTGTTAACAATATGCCTTTAACTTAATGAGTTTAACTCCGTTCGTCTAATTGTAGAGTTTATAATTAGCTATAAACAATAAACATATATAGGTATTAATTCATTTTCTTCACAAGCGTCTCCTATCATAATTTGATTGCCGCCCATCTTACCCCTTTGGACGTGGATGAACAAAAACTACAACCGTTTACGGAGAGAGTAGTTGGCGACTACTTTCCCATTACTTCGTAATTCTTTGCTAGATTTGAGTCAATATTACATAACTCGCAACTATGTTTAAGAAGTCGCATTGTTCAAAATTCGTGTTGTCGGAACAATAGAAACATGTTATGTATACAGAAAGTTATGACGACAATACTTCcacaaagaaaatcaagaagtaGAAATTCATGAGAAGCTATTTTACTTAGGgcttgcatggtaaccattcttaTTTTTTGATTCTCATCTcagaacagtaaaaaatgagaatgctgtttagtaatgtaaataattctgattctgattctgttttcagaatcggttttggagaatcagaatcaattttggagtaaaatccagaagtaaaaaaaagttgcttctggaaaaaaaataacttttgaaaatagcaaacagaatgaagtctcacatttCTCACTTTTTCGTTGTAattttttcgtcattttttcccctctacctaataaaaataaaataaaataaaataaaaaataatttttttaaaaaataacaaaaaatttagaaaatcctaaaaaatagaaaaagcttagattatgctagtttgaccttattttcataaagttgggcctaaatttcataaatttcatagatttcactctcctacaaagaatattACAGAGGAcgagggcatccaacatgcatactggtagccgtgcgtcacaagatgtttctatatatttagaaaacgcaacatttaaagaactttaagcatcatgtattaaaatttatatttcattcatgacatgctaaaaaataatgtattttaaattatttgagtgtgcattgaaaattagtctttaatttaggatgaaattttataaattaaccgcatagttatttgacttaaatgaataaaatagggaaataatcatttttttgaaacataaattttgtgcagttatcaaacacattctgattctctaaaactcatttagtaacagaatcaaaaaattcatttgaaccggAA from Rhodamnia argentea isolate NSW1041297 chromosome 2, ASM2092103v1, whole genome shotgun sequence encodes the following:
- the LOC115733616 gene encoding wall-associated receptor kinase 2-like; its protein translation is MKVVHRLLLVAVAWWLQQGSAPTVAGDCPHACGGVSVPYPFGLKPQCARSMEFLLNCTTTTTEGSHARLLLENIPVRKISVGDSTMVVSLPILYDCYEGRGQPANKSDSKAIDVSSYPQYTLSDTRNNLTVLGCDTYALVSDKDRMFQSGCISYCSHPVNFSKETACSGLGCCQASIPKGLKTLSIGISSIDGHVSVSQFNPCGLAFVGDTKAFDLSNRTLPRFEDLGKRADLVLDWMVGWNATCEQAKLNWSSYACGNNTDCENFGNGPGYRCFCKAGYGGNPYSRPHGCQDINECEDREKYPCHGKCQNQPGSYSCRQNAPPALIATAILVPVLCITVGAPVSITWKGRIRKINFRRHGGKHLKQQRVRIFTEAELAKATGNYDESNKLGEGSFGSVYRGRIAGEANSEVAVKKPKNVHKSLIKKEFQHELKAVMRINRKNVVKLSGICLETRIPLLAYEYVPNGTLFQHLHQNASTILKSWKNRLRIAAEAALALAYMHSCAEPAIVHGNIKSANILLDQNYSVKISDFGASVLISPEHSHIVATKIEGTLGYIDPEYLTTGKLTIKSDVYSFGVVLVELLTGKKPTSYITKSGEPISIIHCFISSVKDKTLSDVINFEAANEDEIKIVGMVAEIAVKCLHQSGAKRPAMREVAQQLARINPNSTDEEKNEEIEWEVDEEISHSVETLITDEGTSSCLSYLGMNSACSCI